The following coding sequences are from one Reyranella humidisoli window:
- a CDS encoding YXWGXW repeat-containing protein, producing MLKRIALTTLAAAATLATATVAMAPFQPANAQVTITFGSAPPPPPYEAMPAPRPGYVWAPGAYRLVNDQYVWTPGTWQQARPGYRYVPDRWERYTDNGRERWRYQASRWDRDGDGIPDRVDRHDNRPNQAWGDKDRDGISNAVDPINNNRRHQ from the coding sequence ATGTTGAAGCGAATTGCTCTCACGACTCTCGCCGCGGCTGCGACGCTCGCCACCGCGACAGTGGCGATGGCTCCCTTTCAGCCCGCCAACGCCCAGGTGACCATCACCTTCGGTTCGGCACCGCCGCCGCCGCCCTACGAGGCCATGCCCGCCCCCCGACCCGGCTATGTGTGGGCGCCGGGCGCCTACAGGCTGGTTAACGACCAGTATGTCTGGACGCCCGGGACCTGGCAGCAGGCACGTCCGGGGTATCGCTACGTTCCCGATCGCTGGGAGCGCTACACCGATAACGGCCGCGAGCGCTGGCGCTATCAGGCCAGCCGCTGGGATAGGGACGGCGACGGTATTCCCGACCGCGTCGACCGCCACGACAACCGCCCCAATCAGGCTTGGGGCGACAAGGATCGCGATGGCATTTCCAACGCCGTCGACCCGATCAACAACAATCGCCGCCATCAGTAG
- a CDS encoding UxaA family hydrolase, translating into MTAPLTIRLHPSDNVVVARMDILPGTKVEGEVAAATRVPPGHKILTMSVKKGEPLRKYNQIIGFATDDLAAGAHIHTHNCVMGDFERDYAFCADAHPTDFIVPPATFQGYRRADGRAATRNYIGIVTTVNCSAATSRMIASRLAPLLEEFPDIDGIVPLTHGGGCGMAASGLEMDVLRRTLAGYTKHPNMAAVVVLGLGCETNQISGLMNAEGLKEGPKLIPMAIQDEGGVSKTVNRAVGFLKEILPEANAVKREPIPASELILALQCGGSDGYSGISANPALGAAVDLLVRNGGTAVLSETPEIYGAEHLLTRRAVSKEVGEKIVERIRWWEDHCARTGGEMNNNPSPGNKAGGLTTILEKSLGAVAKGGTTNLVDVYKYAEPITAKGFVYMDSPGYDPVSATGQVAGGANVLCFTTGRGSVFGCKPTPSLKLATNTSLYRRMTDDMDINCGTIVDGEETIQENGRRIFDLILATASGQKTKSEVLGIGDDEFEPWKIGATM; encoded by the coding sequence ATGACGGCCCCGCTCACCATTCGCCTGCACCCCTCCGACAACGTCGTCGTGGCACGCATGGACATCCTGCCCGGAACCAAGGTCGAGGGTGAGGTCGCGGCCGCGACGCGTGTACCGCCCGGTCACAAGATCCTCACCATGTCGGTGAAGAAGGGCGAGCCGCTGCGCAAGTACAACCAGATCATCGGCTTCGCGACGGACGATCTCGCGGCCGGCGCGCACATCCACACGCACAACTGCGTCATGGGCGACTTCGAGCGCGACTATGCGTTCTGTGCCGACGCCCATCCCACCGACTTCATCGTGCCGCCTGCCACCTTCCAGGGCTATCGCCGGGCCGACGGCCGCGCCGCGACGCGCAACTACATCGGCATCGTGACGACGGTGAACTGCTCGGCGGCGACCAGTCGGATGATCGCGTCGCGCCTCGCGCCGCTGCTCGAGGAATTCCCGGACATCGACGGCATCGTTCCGCTCACCCACGGGGGCGGTTGCGGCATGGCCGCGTCGGGCCTCGAGATGGACGTGCTGCGTCGCACGCTCGCGGGTTACACGAAGCATCCCAACATGGCGGCGGTCGTCGTGCTGGGGCTCGGCTGCGAGACCAACCAGATTTCCGGGCTGATGAATGCGGAGGGCCTCAAGGAAGGGCCGAAGCTCATCCCGATGGCGATCCAGGACGAGGGCGGTGTTTCGAAGACCGTTAATCGTGCCGTCGGATTCCTGAAAGAGATCCTGCCCGAGGCGAACGCCGTGAAGCGCGAGCCGATTCCGGCGAGCGAACTGATCCTCGCGCTGCAGTGCGGCGGCTCGGACGGCTACTCCGGCATCTCCGCGAATCCGGCGCTGGGCGCGGCCGTCGATCTGCTGGTGCGCAACGGCGGCACGGCCGTCCTGTCGGAGACGCCGGAGATTTACGGAGCGGAACATCTGCTGACGCGGCGCGCCGTCAGCAAGGAAGTCGGCGAGAAGATCGTCGAGCGGATCCGCTGGTGGGAAGATCATTGTGCCCGCACCGGCGGTGAAATGAACAACAACCCGTCGCCCGGCAACAAGGCCGGCGGTCTCACCACGATTCTCGAAAAATCCCTGGGTGCGGTTGCGAAGGGCGGTACGACGAACCTCGTCGACGTCTACAAGTATGCAGAGCCGATCACGGCCAAGGGCTTCGTCTATATGGATTCACCGGGCTACGACCCGGTGTCGGCGACCGGGCAGGTCGCCGGCGGCGCCAATGTCCTGTGCTTCACGACAGGACGAGGCAGTGTCTTCGGCTGCAAGCCGACGCCGTCACTCAAGCTTGCGACGAATACCTCGCTCTATCGGCGCATGACGGACGACATGGACATCAACTGCGGAACGATCGTCGATGGCGAGGAGACGATCCAGGAAAACGGTCGGCGCATCTTCGACCTTATTCTCGCCACGGCCTCGGGCCAGAAAACCAAATCGGAAGTTTTGGGAATCGGGGACGACGAGTTCGAGCCGTGGAAGATAGGCGCAACAATGTGA
- a CDS encoding cold-shock protein: protein MATGTVKWFNATKGFGFIQPSDGGKDVFVHISAVERSGMNGLNEGQKIDYEIATERGRSAAVNLKAAD, encoded by the coding sequence ATGGCTACAGGTACGGTCAAGTGGTTCAATGCCACAAAGGGTTTCGGGTTCATCCAGCCGAGCGACGGCGGCAAGGACGTGTTCGTCCACATCAGCGCGGTGGAGCGCTCAGGTATGAACGGGCTTAACGAAGGCCAGAAGATCGACTACGAAATCGCCACCGAGCGCGGCCGGTCGGCCGCGGTCAATCTCAAGGCTGCGGACTAG
- a CDS encoding GNAT family N-acetyltransferase produces MRIVPLVERPDLAEQVSVWGFDEWGHLNPGQTLDLRRAEIQGSMNVDRAPIVFVAIGVDDGIVGTASLIFDDLEGDPRNPWLASVFVPAEHRKKGVASALVRTVEDAARRIGYDRLYLFTSTAPSLYEGLGWKALEKRDYRGEIIQVMDKSL; encoded by the coding sequence ATGAGAATCGTCCCCCTCGTCGAACGCCCCGATCTTGCCGAGCAGGTTTCGGTCTGGGGATTCGACGAGTGGGGGCATCTCAATCCCGGCCAGACGCTCGATCTGCGGCGGGCCGAAATTCAGGGTTCGATGAATGTCGATCGCGCACCGATCGTCTTTGTCGCAATCGGTGTCGATGACGGAATCGTCGGCACGGCCTCGCTGATCTTCGACGATCTCGAAGGCGATCCGCGCAATCCCTGGCTCGCCAGCGTCTTCGTCCCCGCCGAACATCGCAAGAAGGGCGTCGCCTCGGCGCTGGTCCGAACCGTCGAGGATGCCGCGCGGCGCATCGGCTACGACCGTCTCTATCTCTTCACGAGCACCGCCCCTTCGCTCTACGAAGGACTGGGCTGGAAGGCGCTTGAGAAGCGCGACTATCGCGGCGAGATTATCCAGGTCATGGACAAATCGCTGTGA
- a CDS encoding amidase — MPSDLHYLSLDEVARRLKARKLSSVELTGAMLDRIREIDPGLKSYATVTADRALADAKRLDAETAAGTSRGPLHGVPIAVKDLCNTEGVATAAGMAIHRANVPSADATVVTRLRKAGAVILGKLQMTEGAYGAHHPTIPAPLNPWNAAYWTGSSSSGSGAATAAGLCFASLGSDTGGSIRFPSTMNGLSGLKPTWGRVSRAGVFPLAESLDHIGPMTRSALDAAIVLGVIAGADEADPTAVGLPVPDYAAGIDAGVRGKRIGLATNMHGIDADAQRALEGAVAAFRKAGATIVDVELPANFDQGSRDWVPLCGIEAAVAHEATYPSRASEYGPVLSGLLDQGLRLSATDLAKMQLRRAALTGELNKLLASVDLLLMPVMARAVWSTEALLSAGRDPEAVAGRLRYTAPFDLSGHPTLTLPGGMTADGVPVGFQIVAKAFDEGPILAAGHAYQQQTDWHLKRPPL; from the coding sequence ATGCCATCCGACCTGCACTATCTGTCGCTCGACGAGGTCGCGCGGCGCCTGAAGGCGCGCAAGCTTTCGTCCGTCGAACTGACGGGAGCGATGCTGGATCGCATCCGCGAGATCGATCCCGGGCTCAAGAGTTATGCGACCGTGACCGCCGACCGCGCGCTGGCGGATGCCAAGCGTCTCGACGCCGAGACCGCCGCAGGCACCTCGCGCGGCCCGTTGCATGGTGTGCCCATTGCGGTGAAGGACCTCTGCAACACCGAAGGCGTCGCCACCGCAGCCGGCATGGCGATTCATCGCGCCAACGTGCCGTCCGCCGACGCCACCGTCGTGACGCGGCTCAGGAAGGCGGGGGCCGTCATCCTCGGCAAGCTGCAGATGACCGAAGGCGCCTATGGCGCCCATCATCCGACCATTCCCGCGCCGCTCAACCCTTGGAACGCCGCCTACTGGACGGGCTCCTCGTCGTCGGGTTCCGGTGCGGCCACGGCGGCAGGACTCTGCTTCGCGTCTTTGGGGTCCGATACCGGCGGCTCGATCCGCTTCCCCTCGACCATGAACGGCCTGTCGGGTCTCAAGCCAACCTGGGGTCGCGTTAGTCGTGCCGGCGTCTTTCCGCTCGCCGAATCGCTGGACCATATCGGCCCGATGACGCGCAGCGCGCTCGACGCTGCGATCGTGCTGGGTGTGATCGCCGGCGCGGACGAGGCGGATCCGACGGCGGTCGGCCTGCCGGTACCTGACTACGCGGCCGGTATCGACGCGGGCGTGCGCGGCAAGCGGATCGGTCTCGCCACCAACATGCACGGGATCGACGCCGATGCGCAGCGCGCGCTCGAGGGCGCCGTCGCGGCGTTCAGGAAGGCGGGCGCCACCATCGTCGATGTTGAGCTGCCAGCCAACTTCGACCAGGGCTCGCGCGACTGGGTGCCGCTCTGTGGCATCGAGGCCGCGGTGGCGCACGAAGCCACTTATCCGTCGCGTGCGAGCGAGTACGGTCCCGTCCTGTCCGGTCTGCTCGACCAGGGACTCCGGCTCTCCGCGACCGACCTCGCGAAGATGCAGCTTCGACGCGCGGCATTGACCGGCGAGCTCAACAAGCTGCTGGCGTCGGTCGATCTGCTTCTCATGCCGGTAATGGCAAGGGCCGTGTGGTCGACCGAGGCCTTGCTGTCGGCGGGTCGCGATCCCGAAGCCGTCGCGGGCCGGCTGCGCTACACGGCGCCGTTCGATCTCAGCGGCCACCCGACATTGACCCTGCCCGGAGGCATGACCGCAGACGGTGTGCCCGTGGGCTTCCAGATCGTCGCCAAAGCCTTCGATGAAGGTCCCATTCTCGCGGCGGGACACGCCTATCAGCAGCAGACAGACTGGCATCTGAAGCGCCCGCCGCTCTAG
- a CDS encoding adenylate/guanylate cyclase domain-containing protein, which translates to MRLRPSILTMFVLLTVPVFLAIVAVNFVSNEKIARDNADELVGRFSVEAIENIQYLFDPIKSLVRSAAAIGSEQPDFYESNRSLKYLFSILEHSDRIISIYVGLTDGSFRQARQIDPNVEIQGKLPPVGTAYADRWITPRRGSSPVDHYLFLDKERRELGSSEQTTSYDPRSRLWYRTAQQSGQLSVSDVDVFAALGLVGFTVGAPYYVDGQLRGVAAADITLDGLSDYLSERKISPGTLSYILDHQGRVIANSERAKTYAAQGGKVELQHITSIGNELPAIAFSSRPRDNEKMFSFQHAGQAYVASLTTLPAAFGKKWQLFVITPLSDFTRAFDEQNKRLALFGVIAILLQICIIYILSSVISSPLEKLALKVSKIQDLGSDNLPPLQSPIREVAVLSKAIETLDAAVKSFAAFVPVGLVRELLESDQKLELGGHSRFLTIFFSDLEAFSTLSEEVPSQELLLRVSAYLSVVTRAVNEEHGTIDKFIGDGVMAFWGAPALLDDHARKACFAALRIREGMKGLNAGWEAQGTKPLNIRIGIHSDAVLVGNIGSKERMSYTVMGDGVNIAARLEGVNKEYGTRLCISHSVFKEAGEKLCVRPIDDVTVKGRRSRIPIYELVGAYGMGPEFEPDEATLRLCQLTRTAYSAMVAEDHALALSLYRAIVAEYPDDPVASEMAKRLSAVDPSHLVPLQMSR; encoded by the coding sequence ATGCGGCTGCGTCCGAGCATCCTGACGATGTTCGTTCTGCTGACGGTGCCGGTCTTCCTGGCGATCGTCGCTGTCAATTTCGTGTCGAACGAGAAGATCGCGCGCGACAATGCCGACGAGTTGGTCGGACGGTTCAGCGTCGAGGCGATCGAGAACATCCAGTACCTGTTCGATCCGATCAAATCGCTGGTGCGCAGCGCCGCCGCCATCGGCAGCGAGCAGCCTGATTTCTACGAGAGCAACCGCTCGCTGAAGTACCTCTTCAGCATCCTTGAGCACAGCGACCGTATTATCAGCATCTATGTCGGCTTGACCGACGGCTCGTTCCGCCAGGCCAGGCAGATCGATCCCAATGTCGAGATCCAGGGCAAGCTGCCGCCGGTTGGCACGGCCTATGCCGACCGCTGGATCACGCCGCGGCGCGGGTCGTCGCCGGTCGACCACTACCTGTTCCTCGACAAGGAGCGGAGGGAGCTCGGCAGCTCCGAGCAGACCACCTCCTACGACCCGCGCTCGCGGCTCTGGTATCGGACCGCGCAACAGAGCGGCCAACTCTCGGTGAGCGACGTCGATGTCTTCGCGGCGCTGGGTCTCGTGGGCTTCACGGTCGGCGCACCCTATTACGTCGACGGCCAGTTGCGTGGCGTCGCCGCTGCGGACATCACGCTCGACGGGCTTTCCGACTATCTCTCCGAGCGCAAGATCAGTCCCGGCACGCTGTCCTACATCCTCGACCACCAGGGCCGGGTGATTGCCAATTCCGAACGTGCCAAGACCTATGCCGCCCAGGGCGGCAAGGTCGAGCTGCAGCACATCACCTCGATCGGCAACGAGCTGCCGGCCATCGCCTTCAGTTCCCGACCGCGCGACAACGAGAAGATGTTCTCGTTCCAGCACGCCGGGCAGGCCTATGTCGCGAGCCTGACGACGTTGCCGGCGGCCTTCGGCAAGAAATGGCAGCTCTTCGTCATCACGCCGCTGTCCGATTTCACCCGCGCCTTCGACGAGCAAAACAAGCGGCTGGCCCTGTTCGGCGTGATCGCCATCCTGCTGCAGATCTGCATCATCTACATCCTGTCGAGTGTCATCTCCTCGCCGCTGGAGAAGCTTGCGCTCAAGGTGAGCAAGATCCAGGACCTCGGTAGCGACAATCTCCCGCCGCTGCAGTCGCCGATCCGCGAGGTCGCCGTCCTGTCCAAGGCGATCGAAACGCTCGACGCGGCGGTGAAGTCCTTTGCCGCCTTCGTGCCGGTGGGCCTGGTGCGCGAACTTCTCGAATCCGACCAGAAACTGGAGCTGGGCGGACATAGCCGCTTCCTCACGATCTTCTTCTCCGATCTCGAGGCGTTCTCGACCCTGTCGGAGGAGGTGCCGTCACAGGAGCTGCTGCTGCGCGTCTCGGCCTATCTCTCCGTCGTGACGCGCGCGGTGAACGAGGAACACGGCACGATCGACAAGTTCATCGGCGACGGCGTCATGGCTTTCTGGGGCGCCCCCGCACTGCTCGACGATCACGCGAGGAAGGCCTGTTTCGCGGCGCTGCGCATCCGCGAAGGCATGAAAGGCCTGAACGCGGGCTGGGAAGCGCAGGGGACCAAGCCGCTCAACATCCGCATCGGCATCCACAGCGATGCCGTGCTGGTCGGCAACATCGGCTCCAAGGAGCGCATGAGCTACACCGTCATGGGAGATGGCGTGAACATCGCGGCGCGCCTGGAGGGCGTGAACAAGGAGTACGGCACGCGGCTCTGCATCAGCCATTCCGTGTTCAAGGAAGCCGGGGAGAAGCTGTGCGTGCGGCCGATCGACGACGTCACGGTGAAGGGCCGCCGCTCCAGGATCCCGATCTACGAGCTGGTCGGCGCTTATGGAATGGGGCCGGAGTTCGAGCCGGACGAGGCGACGCTGCGGCTCTGCCAGCTCACCCGGACGGCCTATTCAGCGATGGTGGCCGAGGACCATGCGCTCGCCCTGTCGCTCTATCGGGCGATCGTCGCCGAATATCCCGACGACCCGGTGGCGTCGGAGATGGCGAAGCGCCTTTCCGCCGTCGACCCGTCGCACCTCGTGCCGCTTCAGATGTCACGCTGA
- a CDS encoding methyltransferase domain-containing protein, with translation MPGVRKPSPAVAALRPSEYTAALVQVIRSEPSRVRGARVLEIGCGSGVVLAVMAGLGAVSLCGVDIEKDAIATGRSLLGELGHDAEIHQGDMWQPVAGRRFDLIVANLPHFPMDHFEVAGRLSTWSSGGIDGRELLDPFLEGLADHFAANGRALITHNAFVDVERSRQLLRRHGLAMHIVRTVLVHVAKEKIDLMTPSILGAEEGRSIHRYGPHVFADVHIVEIAVAGAHG, from the coding sequence ATGCCGGGTGTCAGGAAGCCTTCTCCGGCCGTCGCGGCGCTGCGGCCGAGCGAGTACACGGCGGCGCTGGTCCAGGTGATTCGCTCCGAGCCGTCGCGGGTGCGCGGTGCCCGGGTGCTGGAGATCGGGTGCGGCAGCGGCGTCGTGCTGGCCGTGATGGCCGGCCTCGGCGCGGTCTCGCTCTGCGGCGTCGATATCGAGAAGGACGCCATTGCGACGGGCCGGTCGCTGCTGGGCGAACTCGGTCACGACGCCGAGATCCACCAGGGCGACATGTGGCAGCCGGTCGCCGGCCGGCGCTTTGACCTCATCGTCGCCAATCTCCCGCACTTTCCCATGGATCATTTCGAGGTGGCCGGGCGGCTCTCGACCTGGAGTTCCGGCGGCATCGACGGGCGGGAGCTGCTCGATCCCTTCCTCGAGGGCCTGGCGGATCACTTCGCCGCCAACGGACGCGCCCTCATCACCCACAACGCTTTCGTGGACGTCGAGCGTTCGCGTCAGCTCCTTCGCCGTCACGGGCTTGCGATGCATATCGTGAGGACGGTGCTGGTCCATGTTGCCAAGGAGAAGATCGATCTGATGACGCCCTCGATCCTCGGAGCGGAAGAGGGACGTTCGATCCATCGTTACGGTCCTCATGTCTTCGCCGACGTGCACATCGTCGAGATCGCCGTGGCCGGGGCGCACGGATGA
- a CDS encoding transporter substrate-binding domain-containing protein — protein MMFLQRILFVVLASLVAFTTLPARAETPDAALAKLLDEAKAAASVPGACAQPGVDRLVRIFCDGKIRVGVREYYPLFGTREGSVRSGYDVDVARGLAKHLGVEPVFTRVNAASRIPLLADDKIDLTIATMGHNAQRDGQVRFIRPHYYQSETIIVGPKGLTIRDWPDVASRTICVTIGNGSNAQIVSHNARLMLFDEAGVLPDRLRDETCTLAAQDDSFFDYYFTDPAFAGSYDRKFGFAQLPWGMAVALSGSDRLARALDLTSQIFHRDGIFLDIAKENRIGLGFLQRQRAVWNRPECNTDTGASNPACVLPPLSSVLEPTPIAAQVAAIEGWIQKHTGIAVQLPMFKTMPAWSLFKAGIINSLVLVAGALVATLLFALILGALQSSRSFLLRWPARAFTVILQSSPVVLTLVISAAVALALFPYSSAVAIGAAIVALGLMNGANAGQAIAEAMHTLRTERGGPPAPITELFGRAVSRSATQIVSFLVNAAKGTPIASFIGAPELLSALTDITSFASGRASTYSLLLVFYVCVVIVVVWLCDKLRVWLERRQMVTA, from the coding sequence ATGATGTTCCTGCAGCGCATCCTGTTCGTCGTCCTGGCGTCGCTCGTCGCCTTCACCACCCTGCCGGCGCGCGCCGAAACGCCCGATGCGGCACTGGCGAAGCTGCTCGACGAGGCGAAGGCGGCGGCGTCCGTGCCGGGAGCGTGCGCGCAGCCGGGCGTCGACCGTCTTGTCCGCATCTTCTGCGACGGCAAGATCCGTGTCGGCGTCCGCGAATACTATCCCCTGTTCGGGACGCGCGAGGGCAGCGTGCGTTCGGGATACGACGTCGATGTCGCCCGCGGGCTGGCAAAGCATCTTGGTGTCGAGCCGGTCTTCACGCGCGTGAATGCCGCGAGCCGCATCCCGCTGCTCGCCGACGACAAGATCGACCTCACCATCGCCACCATGGGCCACAACGCGCAGCGCGACGGCCAGGTGCGCTTCATCCGTCCGCACTACTACCAGTCGGAGACGATCATCGTCGGACCGAAGGGGCTCACGATCAGGGACTGGCCCGACGTCGCCAGCCGCACGATCTGCGTCACGATCGGCAACGGCTCCAACGCCCAGATCGTTTCGCACAATGCCCGTCTGATGCTGTTCGACGAGGCGGGCGTGCTGCCGGACAGGCTGCGCGACGAGACCTGCACCCTGGCCGCCCAGGACGACAGCTTCTTCGACTATTACTTCACCGACCCCGCCTTCGCCGGCAGCTACGACAGGAAGTTCGGCTTCGCGCAGCTCCCCTGGGGCATGGCGGTGGCGTTGAGCGGCAGCGACAGGCTGGCCAGGGCGCTCGATCTCACGAGCCAGATCTTTCACCGCGACGGGATCTTTCTCGACATCGCGAAGGAGAATCGCATCGGCCTCGGCTTCCTGCAGCGCCAGCGCGCAGTATGGAACAGGCCCGAGTGCAATACCGATACCGGCGCCAGCAATCCCGCCTGCGTCCTGCCGCCGCTCAGCAGCGTCCTGGAGCCGACGCCGATCGCGGCCCAGGTGGCGGCCATCGAGGGCTGGATCCAGAAGCATACCGGCATCGCCGTGCAGCTCCCGATGTTCAAGACCATGCCGGCCTGGTCGCTCTTCAAGGCGGGCATCATCAACTCGCTGGTCCTCGTGGCCGGAGCCCTGGTGGCGACACTGCTCTTCGCGCTCATTCTCGGTGCGTTGCAGAGTTCGCGCTCGTTCCTGCTGCGCTGGCCGGCACGCGCCTTCACGGTCATCCTGCAGTCCTCGCCGGTCGTGCTGACGCTCGTCATTTCCGCCGCCGTCGCTCTGGCGCTGTTTCCGTATTCGTCGGCCGTCGCCATCGGCGCGGCGATCGTCGCTCTCGGCCTCATGAACGGGGCCAATGCCGGCCAGGCCATCGCCGAAGCGATGCATACGCTCAGGACGGAGCGGGGAGGGCCGCCCGCGCCCATCACCGAACTGTTCGGCCGTGCCGTCAGCCGTTCGGCGACGCAGATCGTGTCCTTCCTGGTCAACGCCGCCAAGGGAACGCCCATCGCGAGCTTCATCGGCGCCCCCGAACTCCTCAGTGCGCTGACCGACATCACCTCCTTCGCCAGCGGCCGGGCCAGCACCTATTCGCTTCTGCTGGTCTTCTATGTCTGCGTGGTGATCGTGGTGGTCTGGCTGTGCGACAAGCTCCGGGTCTGGCTCGAGCGCCGGCAGATGGTGACGGCATGA
- a CDS encoding tripartite tricarboxylate transporter substrate binding protein, with amino-acid sequence MKLSRRRALGATAAVALAAGSARAQAYPSKPVRLIVPYSAGGGADTTARLIAPKLQEALGQTVVVENKPGAGGMIGDEIVAKAAPDGHTLLIGAFAHAVNPSLFPKMPFRTPEDFAPVSLLVTVPELMVITPSHPAKTVAELVALAKAQPGKLSYASSGNGSAQHLAAELFKMRTGTDIQHVPYKGGALAVADVAAGHVPFYFGNMSAALPQARGGRVRPLAVTSPARSPAAPDVPTLTEAGVPDCEISEWNALIAPAGTPPAVIARLHMEVAKIMRAEEMKAKFADLGADAIGSTPDELAAFLRSEMKKWAEVVKAANIKVE; translated from the coding sequence ATGAAGCTTTCACGGCGGCGCGCCCTGGGCGCAACGGCGGCGGTGGCCCTGGCGGCGGGTTCGGCGCGGGCCCAGGCCTATCCATCGAAGCCGGTACGGCTGATCGTTCCCTATTCGGCTGGCGGCGGTGCCGACACCACGGCGCGGCTGATCGCGCCCAAGCTGCAGGAGGCTCTCGGCCAGACGGTCGTCGTCGAGAACAAGCCCGGCGCTGGCGGCATGATCGGCGACGAGATCGTGGCCAAGGCCGCGCCCGACGGCCACACCCTGCTGATCGGCGCTTTTGCCCACGCGGTGAACCCGTCGCTGTTTCCAAAGATGCCGTTCCGCACGCCCGAAGATTTCGCGCCGGTCTCGCTGCTTGTGACCGTGCCGGAACTGATGGTCATCACCCCTTCGCACCCGGCGAAGACCGTGGCTGAACTCGTGGCGCTGGCCAAGGCACAGCCGGGCAAACTCTCCTATGCGTCGTCGGGCAACGGCAGCGCCCAGCATCTCGCGGCCGAACTCTTCAAGATGCGCACCGGAACCGACATCCAGCACGTGCCCTACAAGGGCGGGGCGCTGGCGGTGGCCGACGTCGCGGCGGGCCATGTGCCGTTCTATTTCGGCAACATGAGCGCCGCCCTGCCGCAGGCGCGCGGCGGTCGCGTGCGGCCGCTCGCCGTCACCAGCCCCGCGCGATCCCCCGCCGCGCCCGATGTGCCCACGCTGACCGAGGCTGGTGTGCCCGATTGCGAGATCTCCGAGTGGAACGCGCTGATCGCGCCCGCCGGCACGCCGCCGGCGGTGATCGCGCGCCTGCACATGGAAGTCGCGAAGATCATGCGTGCCGAGGAGATGAAGGCGAAGTTCGCCGATCTAGGCGCCGACGCGATCGGCTCGACACCCGACGAACTGGCCGCCTTCCTGCGCTCGGAGATGAAGAAGTGGGCCGAGGTGGTGAAGGCCGCCAACATCAAGGTCGAGTAG
- a CDS encoding SDR family oxidoreductase, with protein MPYDSVFRPGLFAGRTVIVTGGGSGLGRCTAHELKSLGARIALLGRTREKLERVKEELGDPDTFIHSADLRREDEVKAAIAAVIDWSGGRIDGLVNNAGGQFPAQLKDISLNGWNAVVANNMTATFLVSKAVYLASMEAHGGAIVNIGADFEMGNPGMGHNGAARAGQTNFTYTASVEWAHAGVRVNSVLPGFIASSGLDRYPERAHEALRSVKDRIPAKRHGTESEIAAAIVYLLSDAAAYVTGIALRVDGGLHNAGKSNFYQVPDHNKSKPFNGFPLYRPPKVLE; from the coding sequence GTGCCTTACGATTCGGTGTTTCGCCCCGGTCTGTTCGCCGGCAGGACCGTCATCGTCACGGGCGGCGGCTCGGGCCTCGGCCGCTGCACGGCACACGAGCTGAAGTCGCTCGGTGCACGGATCGCGCTGCTCGGCCGAACGAGGGAGAAGCTCGAACGTGTGAAGGAGGAGCTGGGCGATCCCGACACCTTCATCCATTCCGCCGACCTGCGCCGCGAGGACGAGGTCAAGGCGGCGATCGCGGCTGTCATTGACTGGAGCGGCGGCCGGATCGACGGGCTGGTGAACAATGCCGGCGGCCAGTTCCCGGCCCAGCTCAAGGACATCTCGCTCAACGGCTGGAATGCGGTCGTCGCCAACAACATGACCGCGACCTTCCTCGTGTCCAAGGCGGTCTATCTCGCCTCGATGGAAGCCCATGGCGGTGCCATCGTGAATATCGGCGCTGACTTCGAGATGGGCAATCCCGGCATGGGCCATAACGGCGCCGCCCGGGCCGGTCAGACCAACTTCACCTACACCGCGTCGGTCGAATGGGCACATGCCGGTGTCCGTGTGAACTCGGTGCTGCCGGGCTTCATCGCCTCCTCGGGGCTCGATCGTTACCCCGAGCGGGCGCATGAGGCGCTGCGTTCGGTGAAGGATCGCATTCCCGCCAAGCGACACGGCACGGAGTCGGAGATCGCCGCCGCCATCGTCTATCTGCTCAGCGACGCGGCGGCCTATGTCACCGGCATCGCACTCCGCGTCGACGGCGGATTGCATAACGCCGGCAAATCGAATTTCTACCAGGTGCCCGATCACAATAAATCGAAGCCCTTCAATGGCTTTCCGCTCTACCGGCCGCCGAAGGTCCTGGAGTAG